The following coding sequences are from one Primulina eburnea isolate SZY01 chromosome 15, ASM2296580v1, whole genome shotgun sequence window:
- the LOC140814195 gene encoding homeobox-leucine zipper protein HDG5-like, protein MFGDCQVLSSMGGNTIPSDSSIYSSSLQNPNFNFMSNINPFNIFSPLIPKEENGNKEEIMESGSGSERIEGFSGNEQEAEQQQTATKKKRYHRHTARQIQEMEGMFKECPHPDDKQRLKLSQELGLKPRQVKFWFQNRRTQMKAQQDRQDNVVLRAENENLKNENYRMQAALRNIVCPNCGGPGMLGEMGYDEQQLRIENARLKEEFERVCCLLSQCTGRPLQSMGPNPLLPSSLDLEISAYPRKFDQELMPNCPSDMIPQPFMPENSHFSANALILEEEKSLAVELAMSCMDELVKMCHTGEPLWIRATEKAKEVLNLEEYARMISWTGNLKQHCNEFRIEATRDTGVVIMNSITLVDGFLDANKWMELFPSIISRARTLQVVHSSVSGHASGSLHLMYAELQVLSPLIPTRETHFLRYFQHNAEEGTWAIVDFPLDGFHNCYPPSFPYYKKRPSGCIIQDMPNGYSRVTWVEHAEVEDGPIHQVFNDHVASGTAFGAHRWLAVLQRQCERLASLMARNISDLGAIPSTNARKKLMNLAQRMIRTFCLNISTCCGQSWTALSDSADDTVRITTRKVVDPGQPYGLILSAVSTTWLPYKHNQVFDFLRDERRRAQLEVLSNGNSLHEVAHIANGSHPGNCISLLRINVASNSSQSVELVLQESCSDDSGSMVVYTTMDVEAVQLAMSGDHDPSCIPLLPLGFIVTPMNHMIEDPITNKTNTKQASETEQLSNPGCLLTVGLQVLASTIPSAKLNLSSVTTINHHLCNTVQQINDTLSNGNGNSNGTGDFIENGNVLAPNMDAPPAIPVKQKSPESTS, encoded by the exons ATGTTTGGAGATTGTCAAGTACTGTCCTCCATGGGAGGGAACACAATCCCTTCCGACAGTTCCATCTACTCTTCGTCTCTCCAGAACCCTAACTTTAATTTCATGTCAAACATTAACCCTTTCAACATCTTTTCACCTCTAATACCT AAAGAAGAAAATGGGAACAAAGAGGAGATCATGGAAAGTGGTTCCGGAAGCGAACGTATCGAAGGGTTTTCCGGGAACGAACAGGAGGCGGAGCAGCAGCAGACCGCGACGAAGAAGAAACGCTACCACCGCCACACAGCCCGGCAGATCCAAGAAATGGAAGG GATGTTTAAGGAATGTCCGCACCCAGATGACAAACAAAGGCTTAAATTAAGCCAAGAACTTGGCCTTAAACCCAGACAAGTTAAATTCTGGTTCCAAAATCGTCGGACCCAGATGAAG GCACAACAAGACAGGCAAGATAATGTGGTGCTTAGGGCAGAAAATGAGAActtgaaaaatgaaaattaccGCATGCAAGCCGCCTTGAGGAATATCGTATGCCCGAATTGTGGAGGTCCGGGAATGTTAGGGGAGATGGGGTACGACGAACAGCAGCTTAGGATCGAAAACGCTAGGCTAAAGGAGGAG TTTGAGAGGGTCTGCTGCCTCCTATCGCAGTGCACCGGCCGACCCTTACAGTCAATGGGACCAAATCCTCTCCTCCCTTCTTCACTGGACTTAGAAATAAGTGCATATCCAAGAAAATTTGATCAAGAACTTATGCCCAACTGCCCTTCTGATATGATTCCTCAACCTTTCATGCCCGAAAATTCGCATTTCTCAGCAAACGCTTTGATATTGGAAGAGGAGAAATCTTTGGCAGTGGAATTGGCTATGTCGTGTATGGATGAACTGGTGAAAATGTGTCACACAGGCGAACCACTATGGATTCGAGCAACGGAAAAGGCAAAAGAAGTGCTGAATCTTGAAGAGTATGCAAGAATGATTTCTTGGACCGGAAACCTCAAGCAGCATTGTAACGAATTTAGGATTGAAGCAACTCGGGACACTGGAGTTGTCATAATGAATAGCATTACGCTTGTTGACGGATTCTTGGATGCT AACAAATGGATGGAGCTATTCCCTTCAATAATTTCAAGAGCTAGAACTCTTCAAGTAGTGCACTCAAGTGTTTCTGGTCATGCAAGTGGTTCTCTTCATTTG ATGTATGCAGAATTACAAGTTCTTTCCCCATTGATTCCCACAAGAGAGACTCATTTTCttcgatatttccaacataatGCCGAGGAAGGAACTTGGGCAATCGTTGATTTCCCCTTAGATGGATTCCACAATTGTTACCCGCCCTCGTTTCCTTATTACAAGAAACGTCCATCCGGCTGCATCATCCAAGACATGCCTAATGGATACTCAAGG GTGACATGGGTTGAACACGCTGAGGTTGAGGATGGTCCAATCCATCAAGTCTTCAACGATCATGTTGCTAGTGGTACCGCATTTGGAGCACATCGCTGGTTGGCGGTTTTGCAGAGACAATGTGAAAGGCTCGCTAGCCTCATGGCTAGAAATATATCTGATCTTGGAg CGATCCCATCAACCAACGCACGGAAAAAATTGATGAATTTGGCTCAGAGGATGATCCGAACATTTTGTCTGAACATAAGTACTTGTTGTGGGCAATCTTGGACAGCCCTATCTGATTCTGCTGATGACACAGTTAGAATCACCACAAGAAAAGTGGTCGACCCGGGCCAGCCATATGGTTTGATTCTTAGCGCCGTTTCGACTACTTGGTTACCTTATAAACACAATCAAGTGTTTGATTTCTTGAGGGATGAACGTCGTAGAGCACAG CTCGAAGTTCTTTCAAATGGCAATTCATTACATGAGGTTGCTCATATTGCAAATGGCTCTCATCCCGGAAATTGCATCTCTCTTCTACGTATCAAC GTAGCTAGCAACTCGTCTCAAAGCGTAGAACTCGTGCTACAAGAGAGCTGCTCAGATGACTCAGGCAGTATGGTAGTCTACACGACTATGGACGTTGAAGCAGTCCAACTAGCAATGAGCGGTGATCATGACCCATCCTGCATCCCTCTTCTCCCATTAGGATTCATTGTAACTCCAATGAACCACATGATCGAAGATCCTATTACAAACAAAACTAACACAAAACAAGCTTCGGAGACGGAACAACTCTCCAATCCAGGATGTCTACTCACCGTTGGACTTCAAGTTCTTGCGAGCACTATACCAAGTGCCAAGCTCAATCTCTCGAGTGTAACCACTATCAATCACCATTTATGCAATACGGTTCAACAGATCAACGATACTCTAAGCAATGGAAATGGAAACAGTAACGGTACCGGTGACTTCATTGAAAATGGGAATGTTTTGGCACCAAACATGGATGCTCCACCAGCTATACCCGTCAAGCAAAAGTCCCCCGAGTCCACTTCATAA
- the LOC140814227 gene encoding uncharacterized protein — protein sequence MSGDGSSHGSVGHGRYGDDEAGREHRRRDRDGRRHRDHDERKRRNRVNIMDFMKIGPPPLTGDENADVAEAWVDIMEQCFRVLHYDEDEKMEVADFMIQGKARKWWKPVSAILVQQHGRIRWEHFRQAFINHHFPPALRQAKEMELLTIKQGDSNIEDYHKRFTDLLPYAPHISENLQQNILTF from the coding sequence atgtcaggagatggaagcagtcacggtagtgtgggacatggccgttatggcgacgatgaggctggccgagaacatcgtcgtagagatcgtgacggaaggcgtcaccgagatcatgatgaaaggaaacGTAGGAACCGTGTCAACATTATGGATTTCATGAAGATTGGACCTCCACCGTTGACCGGAGATGAGAATGCTGATGTTGCTGAAGCTTGGGTTGATATCATGGAGCAATGTTTTCGAGTGCTGCACTATGACGAGGATGAGAAGATGGAGGTAGCTGATTTCATGATCCAAGGAAAAGCTCGGAAATGGTGGAAACCTGTTTCTGCCATTCTAGTTCAGCAGCATGGGCGGATTCGTTGGGAACATTTCCGTCAGGCCTTCATCAATCatcactttccgccagctcttcgtcAGGCGAAGGAGATGGAACTGTTGACCATTAAGCAAGGAGAttcgaacattgaggattatcatAAGCGTTTTACGGATCTGTTGCCGTACGCTCCTCACATCAGTGAGAATCTGCAGCAAAATATTCTCACTTTTTGA